A DNA window from Maribellus comscasis contains the following coding sequences:
- a CDS encoding TonB-dependent receptor domain-containing protein: MKKISQSLKRTIFFVAVFFCSFSLFSNNYPPLDFEIKGVVSDSVSGDGISYVTISIQTEKGVIKRLASDASGKFSFSLDSVGTYDVIFHSIGYQMQVKQIKLNKSATKIDLGTIPLKHSVEQIGEVTVAVQKPLIRTEPDKIVYSLETDPESKTSNVLEMLRKVPLLSVDGEDNIQMKGSSNFKILINGKSSAMVSQNPKEVLRSLPASSVKDIEVITDPSSKYEAEGTAGIINIITNKNQIEGFLARGSGSVDSRGGYSGGLYATSKINKFGFSLNYNYNKYLQPKSESESYRENYQSTTNRYTETEGYNKSTGRYNFLMGEASYEIDTLNLISLSFFGYGGDFSSPGYSLTNDYDTDRILTRQFENTIKSSNGFGSLSGNIDYQRTFDKPDKTFTVSYRLDNSPRNTDYKNVINGILDYPSYQQKTTNDAVGREHTFQLDYYDPITKVHQIETGIKYILRQNKSNSDIFRFNEDTDEWERDLTRNNDLDYDQHVVGIYGGYVLKLKKINIKTGLRAEITKNDGVFTSTSDTTFTNRMFNLIPYVTLSKNLKNGQNVKLSYTQRLSRPGIWYLNPFYNDSDPLNVRYGNPKLDSEIRHTFNFTYGKFSPKFNFNLNLSSAFENNSITSITTLQPDGVSVTTYENIGKYQDYSGYIYGMVKVGKKLSFNSNIGAYYTILESNGGQNLSNEGFRYRGTLSMRYNVWENGTFSIYGGMYSPSIMLQGESSSYNYSNVAFSQSFFDKKLRVNFSVSDPFRERMEFSSTLQDDTFYRKSKNYNYNRTFRVYISYQIGQMKEQIKKARRSIKNTDLKSGGDSGQGASTGGGQ; this comes from the coding sequence ATGAAAAAAATCAGTCAATCTCTAAAACGCACAATCTTTTTTGTTGCCGTGTTCTTTTGCTCCTTCTCTTTGTTCTCAAACAATTATCCTCCTCTTGATTTTGAAATCAAAGGAGTTGTAAGCGATTCGGTGTCAGGCGATGGAATTTCCTACGTAACCATAAGCATTCAAACCGAAAAAGGCGTGATAAAACGTTTGGCCAGCGATGCATCAGGAAAATTTTCATTTTCGCTCGATTCCGTTGGCACCTACGATGTAATCTTCCATTCCATTGGTTACCAGATGCAGGTAAAACAAATCAAATTAAACAAATCTGCTACTAAAATCGACCTTGGTACCATTCCCCTTAAACATTCGGTTGAACAAATCGGAGAAGTGACGGTGGCCGTTCAAAAACCCCTGATTCGAACAGAGCCTGACAAGATTGTTTACAGCCTGGAAACCGACCCGGAATCGAAAACCAGCAATGTACTTGAAATGCTGAGAAAAGTGCCTCTTCTTTCAGTCGACGGAGAGGACAATATTCAAATGAAAGGTTCTTCCAATTTTAAAATACTGATTAACGGTAAAAGTTCTGCCATGGTTTCGCAAAACCCGAAAGAAGTGCTGCGAAGTTTACCGGCAAGCAGTGTAAAAGATATTGAGGTGATTACCGATCCCTCATCAAAATACGAAGCCGAAGGAACAGCCGGAATCATAAACATTATTACCAATAAAAACCAGATTGAAGGATTTCTGGCACGTGGAAGCGGAAGTGTTGATTCACGCGGAGGATACAGTGGAGGACTTTACGCAACTTCGAAAATTAACAAATTTGGTTTCTCTTTAAATTATAATTACAACAAATATCTTCAGCCCAAAAGCGAATCGGAAAGTTACCGTGAAAATTACCAAAGTACAACCAACCGATACACCGAAACCGAAGGCTATAACAAAAGCACCGGCCGTTACAATTTTTTAATGGGTGAGGCCAGTTATGAAATTGACACCTTGAATTTAATCAGTCTTTCTTTTTTTGGCTACGGAGGAGATTTTTCCAGTCCGGGCTACAGTTTAACCAACGATTATGACACTGACCGAATTCTTACACGTCAATTTGAAAATACGATTAAAAGCAGTAACGGCTTTGGATCTTTGTCGGGAAATATCGATTATCAGCGTACGTTCGACAAACCGGATAAAACCTTTACCGTTTCCTACCGGCTCGACAATTCTCCACGAAATACAGACTATAAAAATGTAATTAACGGAATCCTTGATTATCCTTCATACCAGCAAAAAACCACAAACGATGCAGTGGGTCGCGAACACACCTTTCAATTAGATTATTACGACCCGATTACAAAAGTTCACCAGATAGAGACAGGGATAAAATACATTTTAAGACAAAATAAAAGTAATTCTGATATTTTCAGGTTTAACGAGGATACTGATGAATGGGAACGAGATTTAACACGGAACAATGATCTGGATTACGACCAGCACGTAGTTGGAATTTATGGCGGCTATGTCCTCAAACTAAAAAAAATAAACATAAAAACCGGGTTACGGGCAGAAATTACAAAAAACGACGGTGTATTTACGTCAACTTCCGACACAACCTTTACCAACCGAATGTTTAACCTTATCCCCTATGTTACGCTTTCCAAAAATCTTAAAAACGGACAAAATGTTAAACTGTCTTATACACAACGTTTATCCCGTCCGGGAATTTGGTACCTCAATCCTTTTTACAATGATTCCGACCCTTTAAATGTTCGTTACGGAAACCCAAAACTCGACTCAGAAATCAGACACACCTTCAACTTTACCTATGGAAAATTTTCTCCTAAATTCAACTTTAACCTGAACCTAAGCTCCGCATTTGAAAACAACTCAATTACCTCAATTACAACTCTCCAGCCCGACGGAGTAAGTGTAACCACTTATGAGAATATTGGGAAATACCAGGATTATAGTGGTTATATTTACGGGATGGTTAAAGTAGGAAAAAAGTTAAGTTTTAACTCAAATATCGGAGCATATTACACCATTCTGGAAAGCAATGGCGGGCAAAATCTAAGCAACGAGGGTTTTCGCTACCGAGGGACGCTATCAATGCGATATAATGTCTGGGAAAACGGAACCTTCTCCATCTACGGTGGGATGTATTCTCCCTCCATTATGCTACAGGGAGAATCTTCAAGTTACAATTACTCAAATGTCGCGTTCTCACAATCATTTTTCGACAAAAAACTACGGGTAAATTTCTCGGTGAGCGACCCGTTCAGAGAGAGAATGGAATTCTCAAGTACCTTACAAGATGACACGTTTTACAGAAAATCGAAAAATTATAACTACAACCGAACTTTCAGAGTTTACATTTCGTACCAGATTGGACAGATGAAGGAGCAAATTAAAAAAGCCCGGCGCTCAATAAAAAATACCGATTTAAAAAGTGGTGGCGACAGCGGACAGGGAGCAAGTACAGGAGGTGGTCAATAG
- a CDS encoding LytR/AlgR family response regulator transcription factor, with the protein MKIKSIIVDDEKNGRENLAGILNQYCPEIELLGQADSAESGISLIRKCNPELVFLDIEMPKADGFQLLEHFKDFHFEVIFVTAFDNYAIKAIRFSATDYILKPININELKAAVETVAARIRQKMENQRMKELVYNISQPQNPRIGLPTGDRIEFVEVEKIIRCQGEGNYTHIYFKESRHLFVAKTLVEFEDLLKEYSFLRVHKTHLVNLKHVVSYLKNDGGILQLTNGDSISISRRRKETVLQEMKIMNKIKTFL; encoded by the coding sequence ATGAAAATAAAATCCATAATAGTTGACGATGAAAAAAACGGCCGGGAGAACCTGGCTGGTATTCTGAATCAGTACTGCCCCGAAATAGAACTTTTAGGGCAGGCGGATTCAGCAGAATCGGGTATTTCGCTCATCAGGAAATGTAATCCCGAATTGGTTTTTCTGGATATCGAAATGCCAAAGGCTGACGGGTTTCAGTTACTTGAGCATTTTAAAGATTTTCATTTTGAAGTGATCTTTGTTACCGCATTTGATAATTACGCCATAAAAGCAATCCGCTTTTCGGCCACCGATTATATTCTGAAACCCATAAATATTAACGAACTAAAAGCCGCAGTTGAAACGGTAGCTGCACGAATAAGGCAAAAAATGGAGAACCAGCGGATGAAGGAGTTGGTCTACAACATCAGCCAACCACAAAATCCCCGAATCGGGTTACCTACCGGCGACCGCATTGAGTTTGTTGAGGTAGAAAAAATAATACGGTGCCAGGGAGAAGGGAATTATACGCACATCTACTTTAAAGAGAGCCGGCACTTGTTTGTTGCCAAAACTTTGGTCGAATTTGAAGACTTATTAAAGGAATATTCATTTCTACGTGTTCATAAAACCCATTTGGTAAACCTAAAACATGTGGTTAGTTATTTGAAAAACGACGGCGGCATTCTTCAGCTCACCAATGGAGATTCGATTTCAATTTCGCGCCGCCGAAAAGAAACAGTACTACAGGAAATGAAAATAATGAATAAGATAAAAACCTTTTTGTGA